The proteins below come from a single Rickettsia typhi str. Wilmington genomic window:
- a CDS encoding metal ABC transporter permease — protein sequence MTLIILALILISCIFAPLGCIALWKRYIYFGDGLAHSSFLAASISIIAHFPLIYSGIIVAILFSFFVFFFKNNSEKNAVINLISSFMLAVALIINYFTSLQNNIVHLLFGDILSVSFNDLIILVVVFITIISFIVYFYNQILLTIINRDIAVIQGLNVNIIELIFLLLLSLSVFAAIKIVGVLMVTAILLIPAMIARFVAYSPSQMIIISIFISLFINFCAAFSSFYFDLPLTPLFIVLGTLIYSLFYLKRFL from the coding sequence ATGACTTTAATAATACTAGCCTTAATTTTAATTAGCTGTATATTTGCTCCATTAGGCTGTATAGCACTATGGAAGCGATATATTTATTTTGGTGATGGGCTCGCTCATAGTAGTTTTTTAGCGGCTAGCATAAGCATTATAGCACATTTTCCATTAATATATTCAGGAATAATAGTTGCAATTCTTTTTTCCTTTTTTGTGTTTTTTTTTAAAAATAATTCTGAAAAAAATGCAGTTATTAATTTAATTTCTAGCTTTATGCTCGCTGTTGCTTTAATTATTAATTATTTTACTTCTTTACAGAATAATATAGTGCATTTGTTATTTGGTGATATTTTATCCGTATCTTTTAATGATTTGATTATACTCGTGGTAGTGTTTATAACTATAATAAGCTTTATAGTCTATTTTTATAATCAAATTCTTCTTACAATTATCAATAGGGATATTGCAGTTATACAAGGCTTAAATGTCAATATTATTGAGCTAATATTTTTACTGCTTCTCTCATTATCTGTATTCGCCGCTATAAAGATTGTTGGAGTACTTATGGTTACTGCTATTTTACTTATTCCTGCGATGATTGCCAGGTTTGTAGCATATAGTCCGTCTCAGATGATTATAATATCAATTTTTATCTCTTTATTTATTAATTTTTGTGCTGCATTTAGCTCTTTCTACTTTGATTTACCGTTAACGCCATTGTTTATTGTATTAGGTACATTGATTTATAGTTTGTTTTATTTAAAGCGGTTCTTATAA
- the ubiG gene encoding bifunctional 2-polyprenyl-6-hydroxyphenol methylase/3-demethylubiquinol 3-O-methyltransferase UbiG, producing MSSINKKELKKFEKISHNWWNKDGEFGILHRINHIRIEYIIEKIKLHYNDISKLQILDVGCGGGLIAAPLASQGFNVTAIDALKSNIETATIYAQKNDLKINYLQTTIEELENDKLYDVVICLEVIEHVENVQQFILNLVQHIKPNGIAIISTINRTKKAYLFGIIVAEYILGWVPKNTHDYSKFLKPSEIYEILTDTNIEIKELKGLVFNLARNEWKLSNDIDVNYFMYLGKKINSLSNAINSIP from the coding sequence ATGTCTTCAATCAATAAGAAAGAATTAAAAAAATTTGAGAAAATCTCTCATAATTGGTGGAATAAGGATGGAGAATTCGGTATATTACACCGAATAAACCATATTCGCATTGAATATATCATAGAAAAAATAAAATTGCATTACAACGATATTTCTAAATTACAAATATTAGATGTCGGGTGTGGTGGCGGATTAATTGCAGCACCTCTAGCATCGCAAGGTTTTAACGTTACGGCCATTGATGCACTAAAAAGTAATATTGAAACGGCAACTATTTATGCTCAGAAAAATGACTTAAAGATAAATTATTTACAAACTACTATAGAAGAATTAGAAAACGATAAGCTATATGATGTTGTAATTTGTCTTGAGGTTATTGAACATGTAGAAAATGTACAGCAATTTATACTCAATTTGGTTCAACATATTAAGCCAAACGGTATAGCAATAATTTCTACAATTAACCGCACTAAAAAAGCTTATTTGTTTGGGATAATAGTTGCTGAATATATTCTAGGTTGGGTACCCAAAAATACTCATGATTATAGCAAATTTTTAAAACCATCAGAAATTTATGAAATACTTACGGATACCAATATTGAAATTAAAGAGCTGAAAGGTTTAGTATTTAATCTTGCTAGGAATGAATGGAAATTAAGTAATGATATAGATGTAAATTATTTTATGTATTTGGGGAAGAAAATAAATTCACTTTCCAATGCAATTAATAGCATTCCATAA
- the gltX gene encoding glutamate--tRNA ligase, translating to MTNIITRFAPSPTGFLHIGSARTALFNYLFARHNNGKFFLRIEDTDKKRSTKEAIAAIFSGLKWLGINWDGEVIFQSKRNSLYKEAALKLLKEGKAYYCFTKQEEIARQRQQALKDKKHFIFNSEWRDKGPSTYPADIKPVIRLKVPREGSITIHDTLQGDIVIENSHIDDMILIRADGTATYMLAVIVDDHDMGITHIIRGDDHLTNAARQIAIYHAFGYEVPNMTHIPLIHGADGTKLSKRHGALGVEAYKDMGYLPESLCNYLLRLGWSHGDDEIISMNQAIEWFNLDSLGKSPSKLDFAKMNSINSHYLRMLDNDSLTSKTVAILKQNYKISEKEVSYIKQAMPSLIVRSATLIDLAQLAYIYLVDSPMIYNQDAKEVIKNCDKDLIKQIIANLNKLEQFDKECIQNKFKEIAIYNGLKLNDIMRPVRALITGMTASPSIFEIAETLGKENILKRLNIIYYNLNF from the coding sequence ATGACTAACATAATTACTAGATTTGCTCCGTCACCGACTGGGTTTTTACATATAGGGTCAGCAAGAACCGCGCTTTTTAATTATTTATTCGCAAGACATAATAATGGCAAGTTTTTTCTTCGCATTGAAGACACTGATAAGAAACGGTCAACTAAAGAGGCAATCGCAGCAATATTCTCAGGTCTAAAATGGCTAGGAATTAATTGGGACGGCGAAGTGATATTTCAGTCTAAACGTAATTCGCTTTATAAAGAAGCTGCACTAAAATTACTGAAAGAAGGTAAAGCATATTATTGTTTTACTAAACAAGAAGAAATAGCAAGGCAGCGACAACAAGCTTTAAAAGATAAAAAACATTTTATCTTTAATAGCGAATGGCGTGATAAAGGACCATCTACCTACCCTGCTGATATAAAACCAGTAATACGATTAAAAGTACCTCGTGAAGGCAGTATAACAATACATGATACTTTACAAGGTGATATAGTAATCGAAAACTCACATATAGACGATATGATACTAATTAGAGCAGATGGAACTGCTACTTACATGCTAGCCGTTATAGTAGATGATCATGATATGGGAATAACACATATTATTAGGGGTGATGATCATTTAACAAATGCAGCAAGACAAATCGCAATTTATCATGCTTTTGGTTATGAAGTCCCGAATATGACTCATATACCTTTAATTCATGGGGCAGATGGAACAAAATTATCAAAAAGACATGGAGCTTTAGGCGTTGAAGCTTATAAAGATATGGGATATCTACCGGAAAGTTTATGTAATTATTTATTGCGTCTCGGATGGAGTCACGGTGATGATGAAATTATATCAATGAATCAGGCTATAGAATGGTTTAATCTTGATTCACTCGGTAAATCACCTTCTAAACTTGATTTTGCTAAGATGAACAGCATTAACTCTCATTACTTAAGAATGCTTGACAATGATAGCCTAACTTCAAAAACTGTAGCGATTTTGAAACAAAATTATAAGATTAGTGAAAAAGAGGTAAGTTATATAAAACAAGCAATGCCAAGCTTAATAGTGAGAAGCGCAACATTGATAGATTTAGCACAGCTTGCTTACATTTACCTCGTAGATTCACCTATGATCTATAATCAAGATGCGAAAGAAGTAATAAAAAATTGCGATAAGGATTTAATAAAACAAATTATAGCGAACTTAAACAAACTTGAGCAATTTGATAAGGAATGCATACAGAATAAATTTAAAGAAATAGCAATATACAACGGTTTAAAACTGAATGATATTATGAGACCAGTAAGGGCTTTAATAACAGGTATGACTGCTTCACCTAGCATCTTTGAAATTGCAGAAACTTTAGGAAAAGAAAATATTTTAAAAAGATTAAACATTATATATTATAATCTGAATTTTTAA
- a CDS encoding HD domain-containing protein, translated as MEDIDIWQEKFEFCNYSKKLIGRIEYLNTIVDSPIDIIEVKKGIYYTRKYHATQMRQSGEPYYSHPIEVAIMLADFTALEAPKLYKSYMINVALLHDTIEDTILTHADISKIFDKNIADNVERLTRIKPYGKISSGEMLNLLIQEQRYDIALIKVFDRLHNLQTINAKSTEKALETVKETIESFLLIAAYLEIRTVEQQLLNVCNNFIKQHFPSEQKAIFRSVYEISFFNFKIIQNKLKRMQYYFRKKKA; from the coding sequence ATGGAAGATATTGATATTTGGCAGGAAAAATTTGAATTTTGTAATTATAGTAAAAAATTAATTGGTCGAATTGAATATTTGAATACTATAGTAGACTCACCTATAGATATAATAGAAGTTAAAAAAGGCATTTATTATACCCGTAAATATCATGCTACTCAAATGCGCCAATCAGGAGAACCATATTATTCTCATCCTATAGAAGTTGCAATCATGCTTGCAGATTTTACAGCTCTTGAAGCTCCTAAACTTTACAAATCATATATGATAAATGTAGCACTTCTGCATGATACTATTGAGGATACAATACTTACGCATGCTGATATTAGCAAAATTTTTGATAAGAATATTGCAGATAATGTAGAACGTTTAACAAGAATTAAGCCATACGGTAAAATTAGCTCTGGTGAAATGTTGAATTTATTAATCCAAGAACAAAGATATGATATTGCACTTATTAAAGTATTTGATCGACTGCATAATTTACAAACTATCAATGCTAAGTCTACAGAAAAGGCTTTAGAAACAGTAAAAGAAACTATAGAAAGTTTCTTACTCATAGCAGCTTATTTAGAAATACGAACCGTAGAACAACAACTATTAAATGTTTGCAATAATTTTATTAAGCAACATTTTCCTTCAGAACAAAAAGCAATATTCCGATCGGTTTACGAAATTTCTTTTTTCAACTTCAAAATAATACAAAATAAATTAAAGAGAATGCAATACTACTTTAGAAAGAAAAAAGCTTAA
- a CDS encoding bifunctional (p)ppGpp synthetase/guanosine-3',5'-bis(diphosphate) 3'-pyrophosphohydrolase, giving the protein MLQRVIKHLSYNLSKHDIAAQITGRIKHPISILYKLYRKGIKLEELTDIFAIRIVVIDEEKCYKALKIVHELYDHEKDKFKNYILNPKPNGYQSLHTIIITEDNYKIEIQIRDYNMHYNAESGDAAHWKYKNSF; this is encoded by the coding sequence TTGCTCCAAAGGGTTATTAAACATTTAAGTTATAATTTATCTAAACATGATATTGCTGCTCAAATAACAGGTAGGATAAAACATCCAATATCAATTTTATATAAATTATATCGTAAGGGTATAAAGTTAGAAGAATTAACAGATATTTTTGCGATAAGAATAGTAGTAATAGATGAGGAAAAATGTTATAAAGCTTTAAAAATAGTTCATGAACTTTATGATCATGAAAAAGATAAATTTAAAAATTATATCCTTAATCCTAAACCCAATGGCTATCAATCTTTACATACTATTATTATAACTGAGGATAATTATAAAATAGAGATACAAATACGTGATTATAATATGCATTATAATGCAGAGAGTGGTGATGCAGCACACTGGAAATATAAAAATAGTTTTTAG
- the groL gene encoding chaperonin GroEL (60 kDa chaperone family; promotes refolding of misfolded polypeptides especially under stressful conditions; forms two stacked rings of heptamers to form a barrel-shaped 14mer; ends can be capped by GroES; misfolded proteins enter the barrel where they are refolded when GroES binds) — MTTKLIKHGSKAREQMLEGIDILADAVKVTLGPKGRNVLIEQSFGAPKITKDGVTVAKSIELKDKIRNAGAQLLKSAATKAAEVAGDGTTTATVLARALAREGNKLVAAGYNPMDLKRGMDLAVNAVVEEIKRSSKKINSQEEIAQVGTISSNGDKEIGEKIAKAMEEVGKEGVITVEEAKNFSFDVEVVKGMMFDRGYLSPYFVTNSEKMVAELENPFILLFEKKLSNLQPMLPILEAVVQSQRPLLIIAEDVEGEALATLVVNRLRGGLKVAAVKAPGFGDRRKAMMEDIAILTKGELITEDLGMKLENVNIKNLGTAKRVTISKENTVIVDGNGDKKNIEDRVLQIKSQIAETTSDYDKEKLQERLAKLSGGVAVLKVGGATEVEVKERKDRVEDALAATRAAVEEGVVAGGGVTLLHASQTLTKLKVENKDQQAGIEIVIEALKDPLKQIVKNAGENGGVVVGKLLEHNDKNYGFNAQDMQYVDMIKAGIIDPAKVVRTALQDAASVASLIITTETLIVDEPSDKEEPMPMRGGMGGMGGMGGMDF, encoded by the coding sequence ATGACAACGAAACTTATTAAACACGGTTCAAAAGCCCGTGAACAAATGCTCGAAGGTATTGATATACTTGCAGATGCAGTAAAAGTGACTTTAGGTCCAAAAGGTAGAAATGTACTTATCGAACAATCATTTGGTGCACCGAAAATTACAAAAGATGGTGTGACTGTTGCAAAATCGATTGAGTTAAAAGATAAAATTAGAAATGCAGGAGCTCAGCTATTAAAATCAGCTGCTACAAAAGCTGCAGAGGTAGCAGGTGATGGTACTACTACTGCTACGGTACTTGCGAGAGCTTTGGCTCGTGAAGGTAATAAGTTGGTTGCAGCAGGCTATAATCCTATGGATTTAAAGCGTGGTATGGATTTAGCAGTAAATGCAGTAGTAGAAGAAATTAAAAGATCTAGTAAAAAAATCAATAGCCAAGAAGAAATTGCGCAAGTTGGGACTATATCTTCAAATGGTGATAAAGAAATCGGTGAAAAAATTGCTAAGGCAATGGAGGAAGTCGGTAAAGAAGGTGTGATCACCGTTGAAGAGGCAAAGAATTTTAGTTTTGATGTTGAAGTTGTCAAAGGTATGATGTTTGATAGGGGTTATTTATCGCCATATTTTGTAACGAATTCTGAAAAAATGGTTGCTGAGCTTGAAAATCCTTTTATCTTACTATTTGAAAAGAAGTTATCAAATTTACAACCAATGTTGCCTATACTTGAGGCTGTAGTACAATCACAACGTCCGTTATTAATTATTGCTGAGGATGTTGAGGGTGAAGCACTTGCGACGCTTGTAGTCAATAGATTACGTGGTGGTTTGAAAGTTGCAGCAGTAAAAGCTCCTGGTTTTGGTGATAGAAGAAAAGCAATGATGGAAGATATTGCTATCCTCACTAAAGGTGAACTTATTACTGAAGATTTGGGTATGAAGCTTGAAAATGTTAATATTAAAAATCTAGGTACAGCAAAAAGAGTTACAATTTCTAAAGAAAATACTGTAATTGTTGATGGTAACGGTGATAAGAAAAATATTGAGGATAGAGTATTACAAATTAAATCTCAAATAGCTGAAACTACTTCTGATTATGATAAAGAAAAACTTCAAGAGCGTTTAGCTAAACTTTCCGGAGGAGTTGCAGTATTAAAGGTTGGTGGTGCTACAGAAGTTGAAGTGAAAGAGCGTAAGGATCGCGTTGAAGATGCGCTTGCTGCTACCAGAGCAGCAGTTGAGGAAGGTGTTGTTGCTGGGGGCGGTGTAACGTTACTGCATGCATCACAAACTTTAACAAAGCTTAAAGTAGAGAATAAAGATCAGCAAGCTGGAATTGAAATAGTAATAGAAGCTTTAAAAGATCCACTAAAACAAATTGTAAAAAATGCCGGTGAAAACGGTGGTGTAGTAGTTGGTAAATTACTGGAACATAATGATAAAAATTATGGCTTTAATGCTCAAGATATGCAATATGTTGATATGATTAAAGCAGGCATTATTGATCCGGCTAAAGTAGTACGTACTGCACTTCAAGATGCTGCTTCTGTTGCTTCCTTAATTATTACCACAGAAACTTTAATTGTGGATGAACCTTCTGATAAAGAAGAACCAATGCCAATGCGTGGCGGCATGGGTGGCATGGGTGGTATGGGTGGTATGGACTTCTAA
- a CDS encoding co-chaperone GroES, translating to MSFKPLHDRIAIKPIENEEKTKGGIIIPDTAKEKPMQGEIVAVGNGVLNKNGEIYPLELKVGDKVLYGKWAGTEIEIKGEKLIVMKESDVFGIIN from the coding sequence ATGTCTTTTAAACCATTACATGATAGAATTGCAATAAAGCCTATCGAAAATGAAGAGAAAACTAAAGGTGGAATTATTATTCCAGATACAGCAAAAGAAAAACCAATGCAAGGTGAAATAGTAGCTGTAGGTAACGGTGTACTTAATAAAAATGGTGAAATTTATCCTTTAGAATTAAAAGTAGGTGATAAAGTTTTATACGGTAAATGGGCAGGTACCGAAATTGAAATAAAAGGAGAGAAACTAATCGTTATGAAAGAAAGCGATGTATTTGGTATTATTAATTAA
- the grpE gene encoding nucleotide exchange factor GrpE: MKDDNIENNNIEEENLNIETQVVANEEIALLKAEIKELQDKLIRTTAEIDNTRKRLEKARDEAKDYAIATFAKELLNVSDNLSRALAHKPSNADVEVTNIISGVQMTKDELDKIFHKHHIEEIKPEIGSMFDYNVHNAISHIEHPDHKPNSIITLMQSGYKIRDRLLRPATVQVVKKP, from the coding sequence ATGAAAGACGATAATATAGAAAACAATAATATAGAAGAAGAAAATCTTAACATAGAAACTCAAGTAGTAGCAAACGAAGAAATAGCACTCTTAAAAGCCGAGATTAAAGAGCTACAAGATAAGCTCATTAGGACTACTGCAGAAATAGATAATACAAGAAAGCGGTTAGAAAAAGCACGTGACGAAGCAAAAGATTACGCAATTGCGACATTTGCTAAAGAATTACTAAATGTTAGTGATAATCTTTCAAGAGCATTAGCACATAAACCATCCAATGCTGATGTAGAAGTCACGAATATTATTTCCGGTGTGCAGATGACTAAAGATGAGCTAGATAAAATCTTTCATAAGCATCATATTGAAGAAATCAAGCCAGAAATAGGTTCAATGTTCGACTATAATGTACATAATGCAATTTCCCATATAGAGCATCCTGATCATAAACCAAATAGTATTATTACTTTAATGCAATCAGGGTATAAAATTAGGGACAGATTACTTCGACCTGCTACAGTACAAGTAGTTAAAAAACCTTAA
- a CDS encoding AI-2E family transporter, whose product MNRTAVFLLVFLTLSISSFMLIPDTIKPFFIAFIISYLLQPAIYFIESKLEISNKFASSIMYLIFLSIFFLIFTILVPIIYGQIFTLINNIPKYKDYLQSEILPPIMEKIYSIEPDIADKIKHSLSNFINSIFTILGSIANNFWRYTIITINIFVLFLLIPIILFYFLRDWNKIIANMKSLLPIKTRPKILEILSAINNLLSSYIRGQLNICLLLSTYYSIAFTVIGLDLALLLGILTGFLVIIPFLGTFISFLLTLIIGYLTFGITSKLLYIMIIYLIGNIGESYILTPKIIGDKIGLHPLWIIFAIFACGSLFGIIGIFFAIPIAGITKILLLNLIKFYKSSKFYRTDV is encoded by the coding sequence ATGAATAGAACCGCTGTATTTTTGCTAGTTTTCTTGACGCTGTCTATAAGCAGTTTTATGCTAATTCCAGACACAATAAAACCATTTTTTATTGCATTTATAATATCTTACTTACTACAACCTGCTATATATTTTATTGAATCAAAACTTGAAATATCAAATAAATTTGCATCAAGCATAATGTATCTGATATTTTTAAGCATATTTTTCTTAATATTCACTATCTTAGTCCCAATAATTTATGGACAAATTTTTACTTTGATCAATAATATCCCAAAATATAAAGATTATTTACAATCAGAAATATTACCTCCAATCATGGAAAAAATTTATTCAATTGAACCTGATATCGCTGATAAAATCAAGCATTCTTTGAGTAATTTTATAAATAGTATATTTACTATACTTGGCAGTATTGCTAATAATTTTTGGCGTTACACCATTATTACGATTAACATATTTGTTTTATTTTTACTTATACCTATAATATTATTCTATTTCCTACGTGATTGGAATAAAATTATTGCAAATATGAAATCATTATTACCTATAAAAACGAGACCAAAAATCCTAGAAATATTATCGGCAATTAATAATTTATTATCTTCTTACATAAGGGGACAACTAAATATTTGCTTATTATTATCTACTTACTATAGCATTGCATTTACCGTAATAGGTCTTGATCTTGCTCTTTTACTTGGTATTTTAACAGGATTTTTAGTTATTATTCCTTTCCTTGGTACTTTTATATCATTTCTTTTAACTCTAATTATTGGCTATTTAACTTTTGGCATCACTAGCAAATTACTATATATAATGATAATTTATCTAATTGGGAATATTGGTGAATCTTATATTTTAACCCCTAAAATTATCGGAGATAAAATAGGTTTACATCCTCTTTGGATTATATTCGCGATTTTTGCTTGCGGCAGTTTATTTGGAATTATTGGAATATTTTTTGCTATACCAATTGCAGGCATTACAAAGATTTTACTCTTGAATCTCATTAAATTTTATAAATCTAGTAAGTTCTATAGAACAGACGTCTAA
- a CDS encoding HdaA/DnaA family protein: protein MQQYIFRFTTSNKYHPDEFIVSSSNAQAYNIIKNWQCCFGVNPYKFTLLIKGPSSSGKTYLTKIWQNLSNAYIIKDIFLNEEILEKNNTFIIEDIESWQEPALLHIFNIINEKQKYLLLTSSDKNDNFTLPDLSSRIKSVLSILLNSPDDELIKILIFKHFSISSVTISRQIIDLLLVNLPREYSKIIEILENINYFALISKRKITISLVKEVLNNYKNKI from the coding sequence GTGCAGCAATATATATTTCGTTTTACTACTTCTAATAAATATCATCCTGATGAATTTATCGTGTCTAGTTCTAATGCTCAAGCTTATAATATTATAAAAAATTGGCAGTGTTGCTTTGGCGTAAATCCTTATAAATTTACTTTATTAATTAAAGGACCTTCTTCATCAGGTAAAACTTATTTAACCAAAATCTGGCAAAATTTAAGCAATGCATATATTATTAAAGATATTTTTTTAAATGAAGAAATTCTAGAAAAGAATAATACTTTTATTATTGAAGACATTGAAAGCTGGCAAGAACCAGCATTGCTTCACATATTTAATATTATTAATGAAAAACAAAAATATCTTTTACTTACCTCATCAGATAAAAATGATAATTTTACTTTACCAGATTTATCTTCACGTATCAAATCAGTACTGAGTATTTTATTAAATTCACCTGACGATGAATTAATTAAAATCTTAATATTTAAGCATTTTTCCATTTCTTCAGTAACAATATCAAGACAAATAATAGATTTGCTTTTAGTAAATTTGCCTAGGGAATATTCTAAAATCATAGAAATATTAGAAAATATTAACTATTTTGCTTTAATTTCTAAAAGAAAAATAACAATTTCATTAGTAAAAGAAGTTTTAAATAACTATAAGAACAAAATATGA
- the rpsT gene encoding 30S ribosomal protein S20, with the protein MANHSSAKKVVRQTIKRTLINKKRSSAIKTFIKKVMYEISRGNKEDANLALSVAQSKIMQGVKKNIIKLNTASRKISRLSRQIKNLHKSE; encoded by the coding sequence ATGGCTAATCATTCTTCAGCAAAAAAAGTTGTTAGACAAACAATAAAAAGAACGCTAATTAATAAAAAAAGATCTAGTGCAATAAAAACTTTTATAAAAAAAGTTATGTATGAGATCAGTCGTGGTAATAAAGAAGATGCCAATCTAGCTTTATCTGTTGCGCAGTCTAAGATAATGCAAGGTGTAAAAAAAAATATAATTAAATTAAATACTGCTTCAAGAAAAATTAGTAGATTATCAAGACAAATAAAAAATTTGCACAAAAGTGAATAA
- the rplQ gene encoding 50S ribosomal protein L17, which yields MRHRIKGRRLNVTSSHRQSMLANMAVALVMHEQIKTTLPKAKELRPYIEAIITKAKKADLTVRRSVLSKIKDKKAVEKIINILGVRYKDRPGGYTRIVKSGFRYGDLAPIAYIEFVDRDINAKGKKMYQDASEEIKN from the coding sequence ATGCGACATAGAATTAAAGGTAGAAGGTTAAATGTAACGAGTAGTCATAGGCAATCAATGCTTGCTAATATGGCTGTGGCACTTGTAATGCATGAGCAAATTAAAACTACTCTACCAAAAGCTAAGGAATTAAGACCTTACATTGAAGCTATAATTACTAAAGCTAAAAAAGCTGATTTAACAGTGAGAAGAAGCGTTTTATCAAAAATAAAAGATAAAAAAGCAGTAGAAAAGATTATAAATATTTTAGGTGTCCGATATAAAGATAGACCTGGAGGTTATACTAGAATAGTAAAGTCTGGATTCCGTTATGGTGATTTAGCACCGATAGCGTATATTGAATTTGTAGATAGAGATATTAATGCTAAAGGTAAAAAAATGTATCAGGATGCTAGTGAAGAAATTAAAAATTAA
- a CDS encoding DNA-directed RNA polymerase subunit alpha: MLSLSKNWNTLIKPNRVTYENFPETNNKAKIIVEPLERGFGLTLGNAMRRVLLSSLQGAAITSIKIPAIEHEFSSIPGVQEDVSEVILNIKGIEVKMHVSEKRIMKLKATGPCVVTAGMIDTGHDVEILNPNHVICNLAKNKQLEMELTCKVGKGYVLSTNSYEDNLPIGEIAIDALFNPVKSVTYKVENTRVGQVTDYDKLIIFVETNGDVLPEMAVGLAARILQEQLQLFIAFEEQEEDKQVKTDSLPFSPYLLKRVDELELSVRSANCLKNDNIIYIGDLVKRTESDMLRTPNFGRKSLNEIKEILAKFNLRFGMDVPDWPPENIQELSKRYEDSYN; the protein is encoded by the coding sequence ATGTTATCATTAAGTAAAAATTGGAATACTTTAATTAAGCCGAATAGAGTCACGTATGAAAATTTCCCTGAAACAAATAATAAAGCTAAAATTATAGTTGAGCCTTTAGAAAGAGGTTTTGGTTTAACTCTTGGTAATGCTATGAGAAGAGTATTACTATCTTCTTTACAAGGAGCTGCTATTACTTCTATAAAGATTCCTGCTATAGAGCACGAATTTTCTTCTATACCTGGTGTACAAGAAGATGTATCAGAAGTGATTTTAAACATTAAGGGTATTGAAGTAAAAATGCATGTTTCGGAAAAACGTATCATGAAATTAAAAGCAACAGGACCTTGTGTTGTAACAGCAGGTATGATTGATACAGGGCATGATGTAGAAATACTGAATCCAAATCATGTAATTTGTAATTTAGCTAAGAATAAGCAGCTTGAAATGGAATTAACATGTAAAGTTGGTAAAGGGTATGTACTTAGCACAAATAGCTATGAGGATAACTTACCTATTGGTGAAATCGCTATAGATGCTTTATTTAACCCAGTAAAGAGTGTTACTTATAAGGTTGAAAATACTAGGGTTGGTCAAGTTACTGACTATGATAAGTTAATTATATTTGTAGAAACTAATGGTGATGTATTACCTGAAATGGCTGTAGGGTTAGCGGCTCGTATTTTACAAGAGCAATTACAATTATTTATTGCTTTTGAAGAGCAAGAAGAAGATAAGCAAGTAAAAACTGATTCTTTACCATTTTCGCCATATTTACTTAAGAGAGTTGATGAATTGGAATTATCAGTGAGATCTGCAAATTGTTTAAAGAATGATAATATAATATATATAGGAGATCTAGTAAAAAGAACGGAATCTGATATGTTGAGAACTCCAAATTTTGGTAGAAAATCTTTAAATGAGATTAAAGAAATATTGGCAAAGTTTAATTTAAGGTTCGGTATGGATGTGCCAGATTGGCCACCGGAAAATATTCAAGAATTATCTAAACGTTATGAAGATTCTTATAATTAA